From a single Halogeometricum sp. S3BR5-2 genomic region:
- a CDS encoding DUF362 domain-containing protein produces the protein MNINVPTRGDVDHLIDPQPLPPFARVRYEPSVETVADPSDAARAELGGLPLDGLDEGATVAVGVGSRGIHAINEVAASVVAALRERGFDPVVVPAMGSHGGATAEGQREVLESLGVTEDRTGAPIDARMEAEELGAVTVGGTEMSVYFSAAALAADAVLVVNRVKAHTNFSGPVESGLTKMSVVGLGKQRGAKSFHSTAIAEGYVETLRAALSVVESETPLVGGIALVENFEERIARVESIPAGSFLDREPELLRLADEEMPTLPVEEVDLLVVDELGKEVSGAGMDTNVIGRYRVLNRDEPETPDIKLIYARGLTEATKGNGNGIGLADLTRRAALDRLDLRKTYANALTSGSLAKANLPVVAPDDEFALRTALAALGGYDPETVRILWIRNTQDLGEMWVSEAVVADLPDAARVVGRGSLGFDDGTAVFSES, from the coding sequence CGACGCGCGGCGACGTCGACCACTTGATAGACCCGCAACCGCTCCCGCCGTTCGCTCGGGTCCGGTACGAGCCGTCGGTCGAGACTGTCGCCGACCCGTCCGACGCGGCGCGGGCGGAACTGGGCGGTCTCCCTCTCGACGGACTGGACGAGGGCGCCACCGTCGCCGTCGGCGTCGGGAGCCGCGGGATTCACGCCATCAACGAGGTCGCGGCGTCGGTGGTCGCCGCACTCCGGGAACGCGGGTTCGACCCCGTCGTCGTGCCCGCGATGGGGAGCCACGGCGGGGCGACCGCCGAGGGACAGCGGGAGGTGCTGGAGTCGCTGGGCGTCACCGAGGACCGGACGGGCGCGCCGATAGACGCGCGGATGGAGGCCGAGGAACTCGGCGCGGTGACGGTCGGCGGCACGGAGATGTCGGTGTACTTCTCGGCCGCGGCGCTGGCGGCCGACGCGGTCCTCGTCGTCAATCGCGTCAAGGCCCACACGAACTTCTCGGGACCCGTAGAGAGCGGGCTCACGAAGATGAGCGTCGTCGGACTGGGCAAACAGCGCGGCGCGAAGTCGTTCCACTCGACGGCCATCGCCGAGGGCTACGTCGAGACGCTCCGGGCCGCCCTCTCGGTCGTCGAGTCGGAGACGCCGCTCGTGGGGGGAATCGCGCTCGTGGAGAACTTCGAGGAGCGAATCGCCCGCGTCGAGTCGATTCCGGCGGGGTCGTTCCTCGACCGCGAACCCGAACTGTTGAGGCTGGCCGACGAGGAGATGCCGACGCTGCCGGTCGAGGAGGTGGACCTCCTCGTCGTCGACGAACTCGGCAAGGAGGTGTCCGGCGCCGGGATGGACACCAACGTCATCGGTCGCTACCGCGTTCTCAACCGCGACGAACCCGAGACACCCGATATCAAGCTTATCTACGCCCGCGGCCTCACCGAGGCGACGAAGGGGAACGGGAACGGCATCGGCCTCGCGGACCTCACCCGGCGGGCCGCGCTCGACCGACTGGACCTGCGCAAGACGTACGCGAACGCCCTCACCAGCGGGTCGCTCGCGAAGGCGAATCTCCCGGTGGTGGCGCCGGACGACGAGTTCGCCCTGCGGACGGCGCTGGCGGCGCTGGGCGGCTACGACCCCGAGACCGTGCGAATTCTCTGGATACGGAACACGCAGGACCTCGGGGAGATGTGGGTCTCGGAGGCCGTCGTCGCGGACCTCCCCGACGCCGCGCGGGTCGTCGGGCGCGGGTCGCTCGGCTTCGACGACGGGACGGCGGTCTTCTCCGAGTCGTAA
- a CDS encoding SDR family oxidoreductase — protein sequence MDLQIDGNAALVTASSSGLGKASAKALAREGVDVVINGRDEDRLDEAREEIAEVAEGEVVAQAGDLTDADDVTTLVETTVEEFGRLDHLVTSAGGPPSGGFLDTDDEDWQEAYDLLVMSVVRLAREAEPHLREGDGGTIVTITSRSVKEALDNLVLSNSVRMGVIGLEKTLSKEFAPEIRANAVLPGPHETSRIQDLVNAAVDRGDYDSYEEGLEGWAGNPLERIGDPMELGNTVAFLSSPKSGFVNGTALPIDGGSTGANL from the coding sequence ATGGACCTACAGATAGACGGTAACGCGGCGCTCGTGACGGCGTCGTCCAGCGGACTCGGCAAGGCGTCGGCGAAAGCGCTCGCCCGCGAGGGCGTCGACGTCGTCATCAACGGCCGCGACGAGGACCGACTCGACGAGGCGCGCGAGGAGATAGCCGAAGTGGCCGAGGGCGAGGTGGTCGCGCAGGCCGGCGACCTGACCGACGCCGACGACGTGACGACCCTCGTGGAGACGACCGTCGAGGAGTTCGGCCGCCTCGACCACCTCGTGACCAGCGCCGGCGGCCCGCCGTCCGGCGGGTTCCTCGACACCGACGACGAGGACTGGCAGGAGGCGTACGACCTCCTCGTGATGAGCGTCGTCAGACTCGCCCGCGAGGCCGAACCGCACCTCCGCGAGGGCGACGGCGGCACCATCGTCACCATCACCTCCCGGAGCGTCAAGGAGGCGCTGGACAACCTCGTCCTCTCGAACTCGGTCCGGATGGGCGTTATCGGACTGGAGAAGACGCTCTCGAAGGAGTTCGCACCGGAGATACGGGCCAACGCCGTCCTCCCCGGCCCGCACGAGACGTCTCGGATTCAGGACCTCGTGAACGCCGCCGTCGACCGCGGCGACTACGACTCCTACGAGGAGGGACTGGAGGGGTGGGCCGGCAACCCCTTGGAGCGCATCGGCGACCCGATGGAACTCGGGAACACCGTCGCGTTCCTCTCCTCGCCGAAATCCGGCTTCGTCAACGGCACGGCTCTGCCCATCGACGGCGGGTCCACGGGGGCGAACCTGTGA
- a CDS encoding cupin domain-containing protein, which yields MKPVPFDDAETYEPEEGWRRVSMAGSDRFSFEWFEKPPGHSSPMHDHENEQVCLCLEGELTVVTEDDEVTLEPNDSVLLESNETHRVENEGEETAVGLDVFAPGRSFDFWTDREE from the coding sequence GTGAAGCCCGTTCCGTTCGACGACGCCGAGACGTACGAACCCGAGGAGGGCTGGCGGCGCGTCTCGATGGCGGGCAGCGACCGGTTCTCCTTCGAGTGGTTCGAGAAGCCGCCGGGCCACAGTTCGCCGATGCACGACCACGAGAACGAGCAGGTGTGCCTCTGCCTCGAGGGCGAACTCACCGTGGTCACCGAGGACGACGAGGTGACCCTCGAACCGAACGACTCGGTGCTGCTCGAATCGAACGAGACCCACCGGGTCGAGAACGAGGGGGAGGAGACGGCGGTCGGACTGGACGTGTTCGCGCCGGGTCGCTCGTTCGACTTCTGGACGGACCGCGAGGAGTGA